A section of the Euwallacea fornicatus isolate EFF26 chromosome 12, ASM4011564v1, whole genome shotgun sequence genome encodes:
- the Rbp gene encoding RIMS-binding protein 2 isoform X16, which yields MDLELQLRAAEARRADLERQHQEALSVLAGCGPDTLEARQSRVRELDKKIALENVRCEELQLELSSATRTRGPTSAGLSGLTSNYSTGQHQPWSQSKGTEIEKIMAKIEQDNRILAELDHSRSTTLGQGLATSVSSHALGECSPPISPITMSHTTPNIYPTNTSLGGQHSYNAGVLSSTGTAYISNPASVGNYNTSTYNSLGQHYGTSKSLMGATGISSLGHHTIGIGASGMGQQSVLGTIGYSACSRNLNGHFSGTLIQPMSTLGGNVIGGASLPSSGLGTSIVPPTNYATSTIANTTFTNPLASSNPSRMLSQVSSYNNPSFSNPITSTLNQYSTLNQYSNPLPIVTTSYTNAVTFSNPLSSHFNSLGTSGMNIKLKAIDDVDLGQRRVATPVTPHPPPWTGTLGITDLRPRMLTDGLDSDWSGGATLGGIQTGDRSFLNGQQVPDGQVDMLDIPGKGRCSVYIARFSYEPEPESEEELSIVAGDYLLVWGEPMGPGGYLDAELLDGRRGLVPAHFVQRLIGDDLLEFHQAVLSTLREEEINQENFAADVARLNELAEIAEQQEDDNSGPEGEAADLLFSVLVPAPRQLTLERQLNKSVLISWTAPENVGPNQIESYHVYVDGVLKATVKATERTRALVEGVDSNRPHRISVRSVTANRRTSRDAACTMIIGRDTHQLGPSAVRASNITSTSAVISWLPANSNHQHVVCVNNVEVRTVKPGVYRHTITGLAPNTQYRVTVRAKHHRSAQNVANLAEELPMPAAAHTDFRTLPKGLPDPPSDILVEPGPQDGTLLVTWHPITTPHHPGSSITGYAVYADGKKVTDVDSPTGDHALIDISKLLGLNPRHVTVRTKARDSQSTDSVPTAIPVSVLRGGPARRQQPHSAVMPAHLRQQMPRSQQPGQQVIEPDENLSDKEIFPNSQVHRQQQSGIPSIAPRSLTEITKENYDPNMSEDELDSRNRRFNRNQPRQVQNPGQPQQNVQGVAGQTSQQYYPGGQQVVQNQRQNQIMRNQQPVMRPSPNNPQSKMRDQNTKPKYFVALFDYDPATMSPNPDACDEELPFSEGDTIKVWGEKDADGFYWGECRGRRGFVPHNMVMELDNHSNQALQQHNNQSLQQPMNQSVRRMVALYDYDPQELSPNVDAEQVELSFTTGQIITVFGEMDEDGFYNAEIDGVRGLVPSNFLADAPDQFGAGGPNQGQPRGDNFAGRNQPQPRGVGPGARGPPPPPRENQMRGAVSGTQNRGKGEASRDAETRAW from the exons ATGGACCTCGAACTCCAATTGAGGGCGGCCGAGGCACGTCGAGCGGATCTGGAAAGACAACATCAGGAGGCCCTCAGCGTGCTGGCAGGTTGCGGTCCAGACACGTTAGAAGCCCGCCAATCGAGGGTCAGGGAGCTggacaaaaaaattgctctGGAAAATGTCAG ATGCGAAGAACTCCAGCTTGAGCTGAGTTCCGCCACACGTACCCGGGGCCCAACTTCCGCCGGTTTGTCAGGCCTCACCTCGAACTACTCTACTGGGCAGCACCAGCCTTGGTCCCAATCTAAAGGTACtgagattgaaaaaattatggcAAAAATAGAGCAGGATAACAGAATATTAGCTGAGTTAGACCATAGTCGCAGTACTACACTAG GTCAAGGACTGGCAACAAGTGTCAGTTCTCATGCTTTAGGAGAATGTAGCCCGCCAATTTCACCGATAACTATGTCGCATACTACTCCGAACATTTATCCGACCAATACGTCGCTAGGCGGTCAGCATAGCTACAATGCAG GAGTTCTTTCGAGTACTGGTACTGCGTACATCTCGAATCCTGCGAGCGTTGGCAACTACAACACTTCCACGTACAACAGCCTGGGGCAGCACTATGGTACTAGTAAATCTTTGATGGGGGCCACGGGGATTAGTAGTCTTGGGCATCATACTATAGGCATTGGCGCTAGTGGGATGGGACAGCAATCGGTTTTAGGTACTATCGGGTACTCGGCTTGCTCGAGGAACTTAAACGGGCATTTTTCAGGAACATTGATCCAGCCTATGTCGACCTTAGGGGGTAACGTCATCGGGGGAGCTTCGCTTCCATCCTCTGGTTTAGGAACTTCCATTGTACCTCCCACGAATTACGCCACTAGCACCATAGCAAATACTACCTTCACCAATCCGTTGGCGTCCTCTAATCCTAGCAGAATGTTAA GTCAAGTGTCTTCTTACAATAACCCGTCGTTCAGCAACCCTATTACAAGTACTCTAAATCAGTACTCTACTCTGAATCAGTACTCCAATCCGCTTCCAATCGTCACCACCAGTTACACCAATGCGGTGACATTTTCCAACCCCTTAAGTTCCCATTTTAACAGCTTAGGGACTTCTGGCATGAATATTAAGTTGAAAGCTATCGATGACGTTGATTTGG GTCAACGAAGAGTGGCCACCCCCGTTACCCCACACCCTCCTCCTTGGACAGGGACGTTGGGTATTACTGACCTGCGCCCGCGCATGCTTACAGATGGCTTGGACTCGGATTGGAGCGGAGGGGCGACCCTTGGGGGCATCCAAACCGGTGACAGGAGCTTCTTGAATGGGCAGCAGGTTCCCGATGGCCAAGTCGATATGCTGGACATTCCAGGAAAAGGAAGATGTTCAGTGTATATTGCTAG GTTCTCCTACGAGCCCGAACCGGAGTCGGAAGAGGAATTGAGCATTGTGGCAGGAGATTATTTGTTGGTGTGGGGGGAGCCTATGGGCCCTGGCGGGTACCTGGACGCGGAACTTCTAGATGGTCGGCGGGGATTGGTGCCTGCCCACTTCGTCCAGCGGCTGATTG GTGACGACCTTCTGGAGTTCCATCAGGCGGTGCTTTCCACATTGCGCGAGGAAGAAATCAACCAAGAGAACTTTGCTGCCGATGTGGCAAGGCTGAACGAACTGGCAGAGATAGCGGAACAGCAAGAAGATGATAACAGTGGCCCTGAAGGTGAGGCAG CTGATCTGCTGTTTTCCGTACTAGTGCCTGCTCCCAGGCAGCTAACCCTGGAACGACAGCTCAACAAGAGCGTTCTGATCAGCTGGACCGCTCCTGAGAATGTCGGTCCCAATCAGATCGAAAGTTACCACGTATACGTAGATGGAGTGCTCAAAGCTACAGTTAAAGCAACTGAGAGGACAAGAGCTTTAGTTGAGGGCGTCGATAGCAACAGA CCACATCGCATCAGCGTTCGCTCAGTGACAGCCAATCGACGTACCTCACGTGACGCAGCTTGTACCATGATCATAGGCCGAGACACACATCAATTAGGACCCAGTGCCGTGAGGGCTTCCAATATCACCTCAACCTCGGCGGTAATAAGTTGGTTACCGGCCAACTCAAATCATCAGCATGTGGTGTGCGTTAACAACGTGGAGGTCAGGACTGTGAAGCCGGGGGTGTACAGGCACACGATCACTG GTTTGGCCCCGAACACCCAGTACAGAGTGACTGTGCGGGCGAAGCACCACCGATCTGCGCAAAATGTGGCAAATTTAGCTGAGGAATTGCCCATGCCCGCAGCTGCGCATACGGATTTTAGGACGCTTCCGAAGGGGCTGCCCGACCCTCCTAGTGACATTTTAGTCGAGCCCG GGCCCCAGGACGGGACACTTTTAGTCACGTGGCATCCCATCACTACACCACACCACCCGGGTTCCAGCATCACCGGATACGCAGTATATGCTGACGGGAAGAAGGTGACAGACGTAGACAGCCCCACAG GCGACCACGCCCTGATAGATATCTCGAAGCTCCTGGGACTCAATCCCCGTCACGTGACAGTGCGCACTAAAGCTCGCGACAGTCAATCAACCGATAGCGTCCCCACAGCTATACCCGTGAGTGTGCTTCGAGGGGGCCCTGCCCGCAGGCAGCAGCCTCACAGCGCAGTGATGCCTGCCCATTTACGTCAGCAGATGCCTAGGAGTCAGCAGCCCGGGCAGCAA GTCATTGAGCCTGACGAAAACTTAAGTGATAAAGAGATCTTCCCAAATTCGCAGGTCCATAGGCAGCAGCAAAGTGGTATCCCCTCAATAG CTCCCCGATCGCTTACAGAAATAACGAAAGAAAATTACGACCCCAACATGTCTGAAGACGAACTGGATTCTAGAAACAGGAGATTCAATAGGAACCAGCCCAGGCAGGTCCAGAATCCTGGCCAGCCCCAGCAGAATGTGCAGGGGGTCGCGGGTCAGACTTCGCAACAGTATTATCCCGGTGGTCAGCAAG TGGTCCAAAATCAGCGCCAAAACCAGATAATGCGCAACCAGCAGCCCGTGATGCGTCCATCCCCCAACAACCCCCAGAGCAAGATGCGAGACCAAAACACcaaaccaaaatatttcgttGCTTTGTTTGACTACGATCCCGCCACCATGTCTCCGAACCCGGACGCTTGTGACGAGGAACTGCCCTTTTCCGAGGGTGACACCATTAAAGTGTGGGGTGAGAAAGACGCGGACGGGTTCTACTGGGGGGAGTGCCGAG GCAGGAGAGGGTTCGTGCCCCACAACATGGTAATGGAGCTCGACAACCACAGCAACCAAGCACTGCAGCAACACAACAATCAGTCTTTGCAACAACCAATGAATCAATCGGTGAGGCGAATGGTCGCACTGTACGATTACGACCCTCAGGAGCTGAGCCCTAACGTAGATGCGGAA CAGGTAGAGTTGAGCTTCACCACCGGGCAGATCATCACGGTCTTCGGGGAAATGGACGAAGACGGATTTTACAATGCCGAAATTGACGGGGTGCGAGGACTGGTACCTTCGAATTTCTTAGCAGACGCCCCTGACCAGTTCGGAGCGGGAGGTCCCAATCAAGGACAACCGAGAGGAG ATAACTTCGCAGGTAGGAACCAACCCCAGCCGCGGGGAGTTGGGCCTGGCGCCAGAGgccctcctcctcctcccaGGGAGAATCAGATGAGAGGGGCAGTCAGCGGCACGCAGAATCGAGGCAAAG GGGAGGCTTCGAGGGATGCTGAGACCCGGGCCTGGTAA
- the Rbp gene encoding RIMS-binding protein 2 isoform X13: MDLELQLRAAEARRADLERQHQEALSVLAGCGPDTLEARQSRVRELDKKIALENVRCEELQLELSSATRTRGPTSAGLSGLTSNYSTGQHQPWSQSKGTEIEKIMAKIEQDNRILAELDHSRSTTLGVLSSTGTAYISNPASVGNYNTSTYNSLGQHYGTSKSLMGATGISSLGHHTIGIGASGMGQQSVLGTLIQPMSTLGGNVIGGASLPSSGLGTSIVPPTNYATSTIANTTFTNPLASSNPSRMLSQVSSYNNPSFSNPITSTLNQYSTLNQYSNPLPIVTTSYTNAVTFSNPLSSHFNSLGTSGMNIKLKAIDDVDLGQRRVATPVTPHPPPWTGTLGITDLRPRMLTDGLDSDWSGGATLGGIQTGDRSFLNGQQVPDGQVDMLDIPGKGRCSVYIARFSYEPEPESEEELSIVAGDYLLVWGEPMGPGGYLDAELLDGRRGLVPAHFVQRLIGDDLLEFHQAVLSTLREEEINQENFAADVARLNELAEIAEQQEDDNSGPEGEAADLLFSVLVPAPRQLTLERQLNKSVLISWTAPENVGPNQIESYHVYVDGVLKATVKATERTRALVEGVDSNRPHRISVRSVTANRRTSRDAACTMIIGRDTHQLGPSAVRASNITSTSAVISWLPANSNHQHVVCVNNVEVRTVKPGVYRHTITGLAPNTQYRVTVRAKHHRSAQNVANLAEELPMPAAAHTDFRTLPKGLPDPPSDILVEPGPQDGTLLVTWHPITTPHHPGSSITGYAVYADGKKVTDVDSPTGDHALIDISKLLGLNPRHVTVRTKARDSQSTDSVPTAIPVSVLRGGPARRQQPHSAVMPAHLRQQMPRSQQPGQQVIEPDENLSDKEIFPNSQVHRQQQSGIPSIAPRSLTEITKENYDPNMSEDELDSRNRRFNRNQPRQVQNPGQPQQNVQGVAGQTSQQYYPGGQQVVQNQRQNQIMRNQQPVMRPSPNNPQSKMRDQNTKPKYFVALFDYDPATMSPNPDACDEELPFSEGDTIKVWGEKDADGFYWGECRGRRGFVPHNMVMELDNHSNQALQQHNNQSLQQPMNQSVRRMVALYDYDPQELSPNVDAEQVELSFTTGQIITVFGEMDEDGFYNAEIDGVRGLVPSNFLADAPDQFGAGGPNQGQPRGDNFAGRNQPQPRGVGPGARGPPPPPRENQMRGAVSGTQNRGKDACHLLYSSSQLDSSFNNTQASMSNTNNTSTEHQQGRLRGMLRPGPGNQSQMQTTQPNQSQPFGQPISQNTSMGGLFSSITGSGQSQPINQQTYGQTNPQNQRIQHKGVPQVLPTVGGMASSGVQPQPGAGGVPGGPNLMQKLNEITAPGGDILSKGKELIFMKFGLGGK, translated from the exons ATGGACCTCGAACTCCAATTGAGGGCGGCCGAGGCACGTCGAGCGGATCTGGAAAGACAACATCAGGAGGCCCTCAGCGTGCTGGCAGGTTGCGGTCCAGACACGTTAGAAGCCCGCCAATCGAGGGTCAGGGAGCTggacaaaaaaattgctctGGAAAATGTCAG ATGCGAAGAACTCCAGCTTGAGCTGAGTTCCGCCACACGTACCCGGGGCCCAACTTCCGCCGGTTTGTCAGGCCTCACCTCGAACTACTCTACTGGGCAGCACCAGCCTTGGTCCCAATCTAAAGGTACtgagattgaaaaaattatggcAAAAATAGAGCAGGATAACAGAATATTAGCTGAGTTAGACCATAGTCGCAGTACTACACTAG GAGTTCTTTCGAGTACTGGTACTGCGTACATCTCGAATCCTGCGAGCGTTGGCAACTACAACACTTCCACGTACAACAGCCTGGGGCAGCACTATGGTACTAGTAAATCTTTGATGGGGGCCACGGGGATTAGTAGTCTTGGGCATCATACTATAGGCATTGGCGCTAGTGGGATGGGACAGCAATCGGTTTTAG GAACATTGATCCAGCCTATGTCGACCTTAGGGGGTAACGTCATCGGGGGAGCTTCGCTTCCATCCTCTGGTTTAGGAACTTCCATTGTACCTCCCACGAATTACGCCACTAGCACCATAGCAAATACTACCTTCACCAATCCGTTGGCGTCCTCTAATCCTAGCAGAATGTTAA GTCAAGTGTCTTCTTACAATAACCCGTCGTTCAGCAACCCTATTACAAGTACTCTAAATCAGTACTCTACTCTGAATCAGTACTCCAATCCGCTTCCAATCGTCACCACCAGTTACACCAATGCGGTGACATTTTCCAACCCCTTAAGTTCCCATTTTAACAGCTTAGGGACTTCTGGCATGAATATTAAGTTGAAAGCTATCGATGACGTTGATTTGG GTCAACGAAGAGTGGCCACCCCCGTTACCCCACACCCTCCTCCTTGGACAGGGACGTTGGGTATTACTGACCTGCGCCCGCGCATGCTTACAGATGGCTTGGACTCGGATTGGAGCGGAGGGGCGACCCTTGGGGGCATCCAAACCGGTGACAGGAGCTTCTTGAATGGGCAGCAGGTTCCCGATGGCCAAGTCGATATGCTGGACATTCCAGGAAAAGGAAGATGTTCAGTGTATATTGCTAG GTTCTCCTACGAGCCCGAACCGGAGTCGGAAGAGGAATTGAGCATTGTGGCAGGAGATTATTTGTTGGTGTGGGGGGAGCCTATGGGCCCTGGCGGGTACCTGGACGCGGAACTTCTAGATGGTCGGCGGGGATTGGTGCCTGCCCACTTCGTCCAGCGGCTGATTG GTGACGACCTTCTGGAGTTCCATCAGGCGGTGCTTTCCACATTGCGCGAGGAAGAAATCAACCAAGAGAACTTTGCTGCCGATGTGGCAAGGCTGAACGAACTGGCAGAGATAGCGGAACAGCAAGAAGATGATAACAGTGGCCCTGAAGGTGAGGCAG CTGATCTGCTGTTTTCCGTACTAGTGCCTGCTCCCAGGCAGCTAACCCTGGAACGACAGCTCAACAAGAGCGTTCTGATCAGCTGGACCGCTCCTGAGAATGTCGGTCCCAATCAGATCGAAAGTTACCACGTATACGTAGATGGAGTGCTCAAAGCTACAGTTAAAGCAACTGAGAGGACAAGAGCTTTAGTTGAGGGCGTCGATAGCAACAGA CCACATCGCATCAGCGTTCGCTCAGTGACAGCCAATCGACGTACCTCACGTGACGCAGCTTGTACCATGATCATAGGCCGAGACACACATCAATTAGGACCCAGTGCCGTGAGGGCTTCCAATATCACCTCAACCTCGGCGGTAATAAGTTGGTTACCGGCCAACTCAAATCATCAGCATGTGGTGTGCGTTAACAACGTGGAGGTCAGGACTGTGAAGCCGGGGGTGTACAGGCACACGATCACTG GTTTGGCCCCGAACACCCAGTACAGAGTGACTGTGCGGGCGAAGCACCACCGATCTGCGCAAAATGTGGCAAATTTAGCTGAGGAATTGCCCATGCCCGCAGCTGCGCATACGGATTTTAGGACGCTTCCGAAGGGGCTGCCCGACCCTCCTAGTGACATTTTAGTCGAGCCCG GGCCCCAGGACGGGACACTTTTAGTCACGTGGCATCCCATCACTACACCACACCACCCGGGTTCCAGCATCACCGGATACGCAGTATATGCTGACGGGAAGAAGGTGACAGACGTAGACAGCCCCACAG GCGACCACGCCCTGATAGATATCTCGAAGCTCCTGGGACTCAATCCCCGTCACGTGACAGTGCGCACTAAAGCTCGCGACAGTCAATCAACCGATAGCGTCCCCACAGCTATACCCGTGAGTGTGCTTCGAGGGGGCCCTGCCCGCAGGCAGCAGCCTCACAGCGCAGTGATGCCTGCCCATTTACGTCAGCAGATGCCTAGGAGTCAGCAGCCCGGGCAGCAA GTCATTGAGCCTGACGAAAACTTAAGTGATAAAGAGATCTTCCCAAATTCGCAGGTCCATAGGCAGCAGCAAAGTGGTATCCCCTCAATAG CTCCCCGATCGCTTACAGAAATAACGAAAGAAAATTACGACCCCAACATGTCTGAAGACGAACTGGATTCTAGAAACAGGAGATTCAATAGGAACCAGCCCAGGCAGGTCCAGAATCCTGGCCAGCCCCAGCAGAATGTGCAGGGGGTCGCGGGTCAGACTTCGCAACAGTATTATCCCGGTGGTCAGCAAG TGGTCCAAAATCAGCGCCAAAACCAGATAATGCGCAACCAGCAGCCCGTGATGCGTCCATCCCCCAACAACCCCCAGAGCAAGATGCGAGACCAAAACACcaaaccaaaatatttcgttGCTTTGTTTGACTACGATCCCGCCACCATGTCTCCGAACCCGGACGCTTGTGACGAGGAACTGCCCTTTTCCGAGGGTGACACCATTAAAGTGTGGGGTGAGAAAGACGCGGACGGGTTCTACTGGGGGGAGTGCCGAG GCAGGAGAGGGTTCGTGCCCCACAACATGGTAATGGAGCTCGACAACCACAGCAACCAAGCACTGCAGCAACACAACAATCAGTCTTTGCAACAACCAATGAATCAATCGGTGAGGCGAATGGTCGCACTGTACGATTACGACCCTCAGGAGCTGAGCCCTAACGTAGATGCGGAA CAGGTAGAGTTGAGCTTCACCACCGGGCAGATCATCACGGTCTTCGGGGAAATGGACGAAGACGGATTTTACAATGCCGAAATTGACGGGGTGCGAGGACTGGTACCTTCGAATTTCTTAGCAGACGCCCCTGACCAGTTCGGAGCGGGAGGTCCCAATCAAGGACAACCGAGAGGAG ATAACTTCGCAGGTAGGAACCAACCCCAGCCGCGGGGAGTTGGGCCTGGCGCCAGAGgccctcctcctcctcccaGGGAGAATCAGATGAGAGGGGCAGTCAGCGGCACGCAGAATCGAGGCAAAG ATGCCTGCCACCTGTTGTATAGCTCCTCTCAGTTAGACTCATCCTTCAACAACACTCAAGCATCGATGTCGAACACCAACAACACTTCTACCGAGCACCAACAG GGGAGGCTTCGAGGGATGCTGAGACCCGGGCCTGGTAACCAATCCCAAATGCAAACGACACAGCCCAACCAATCGCAGCCATTCGGCCAACCAATTTCCCAGAACACCTCGATGGGTGGGCTGTTCTCCAGCATCACAGGGTCCGGCCAATCGCAACCAATCAACCAACAGACTTACGGCCAGACGAACCCGCAGAACCAAAGGATACAGCATAAGGGGGTGCCCCAAGTCCTTCCTACCGTCGGAGGGATGGCTTCGAGCGGGGTGCAACCTCAACCAGGTGCCGGAGGCGTGCCAGGCGGTCCAAATTTAATGCAGAAGCTCAACGAAATTACCGCACCAGGTGGTGATATCTTGTCGAAGGGGAAGgaacttatttttatgaaatttggtttgGGGGGTAAATAA